A window of Desulfobotulus pelophilus contains these coding sequences:
- a CDS encoding sigma-54-dependent transcriptional regulator yields MFPTLLLVDDEPGILQSLGGLLQDEGFDIKTAPNGFEALKRIESEAPDLVLLDIWMPGMDGIDTLKEIRKLDPNIPVIMITGHGTIDTAVTATKNGAFDFIEKPLSIDKVLITINNALHFQKLEEENRYLKKKNLDRHAITGNSPPVQQLRLQVFQAASSHAPALILGENGTGKELVARSLHQLSSRSEEALICVNCASFSPDRMEEELFGLEKNIASGSARHKGSIEMAHRGSLFLDQVADLPMIAQGHLLRFLEDGRFHRLGGSREIRVDVRIIAATNRNLEQEIRQGTFREDLYYRLAVLPISVPPLRERKEDIHALATLFLQESATRGKIKEKQLTPGAITLLRNHDWPGNVRELKNLMERLAISLTDETISEQTLKNQGVTTPSRPDPMAARDYETAMKLFSALYLRKQLAICNHSIPEAAAASGLTQETFQKLMDT; encoded by the coding sequence ATGTTTCCCACGCTGCTTCTGGTGGATGATGAACCCGGCATTTTGCAATCCCTCGGTGGACTTCTTCAGGATGAGGGTTTTGATATCAAAACGGCTCCCAACGGATTTGAAGCTCTGAAACGGATTGAATCGGAAGCTCCGGATCTTGTACTGCTGGATATCTGGATGCCGGGCATGGATGGTATTGACACCCTGAAGGAAATCAGAAAACTGGACCCCAACATTCCTGTCATCATGATAACAGGTCATGGAACCATCGATACCGCCGTTACAGCCACCAAAAACGGAGCCTTTGATTTTATTGAAAAGCCCCTGTCCATAGACAAAGTGCTCATTACCATTAACAATGCCCTGCACTTTCAGAAGCTGGAAGAAGAAAACCGCTATCTCAAAAAAAAGAATCTGGACCGTCATGCCATCACAGGCAACTCTCCGCCCGTTCAACAGCTCCGTCTGCAGGTTTTTCAGGCAGCTTCCAGCCATGCTCCGGCCCTTATTCTCGGCGAAAATGGAACGGGTAAAGAACTGGTTGCCCGCAGCCTGCATCAGCTGAGTAGCCGCTCTGAAGAAGCCCTCATCTGCGTGAACTGTGCCTCCTTTTCTCCCGACCGCATGGAAGAAGAGCTTTTCGGGCTGGAAAAAAACATTGCGTCCGGTTCCGCCCGCCATAAAGGAAGTATTGAAATGGCTCACAGGGGAAGCCTCTTTCTGGATCAGGTGGCAGATCTTCCCATGATTGCCCAGGGCCATCTTCTGCGATTCCTGGAGGATGGTCGTTTCCATCGGCTGGGTGGCAGCCGGGAAATCCGGGTAGATGTCCGTATTATTGCCGCCACCAACCGGAATCTGGAGCAGGAAATCCGGCAGGGTACTTTCCGGGAAGACCTGTATTACCGCCTGGCGGTTCTGCCCATATCCGTGCCTCCCCTGCGGGAACGCAAAGAAGATATTCATGCCCTTGCCACACTTTTTCTCCAGGAATCCGCCACCCGTGGCAAAATAAAAGAAAAACAACTCACCCCCGGTGCCATCACCCTTCTCCGCAACCATGACTGGCCCGGAAATGTGCGGGAACTAAAAAATCTCATGGAACGGCTGGCCATCTCCCTTACGGACGAAACCATCAGCGAACAGACCCTAAAGAATCAGGGAGTTACCACTCCTTCGAGGCCCGACCCCATGGCTGCCCGTGATTATGAAACCGCAATGAAACTGTTTTCGGCCCTGTATCTGCGGAAACAGCTGGCCATCTGCAATCACAGCATTCCCGAGGCAGCAGCAGCATCTGGCCTCACACAGGAAACCTTTCAGAAACTGATGGATACATAG
- a CDS encoding sensor histidine kinase, with protein sequence MSQPPPQNEHKRRKRELIIIICLLPLVALLTFAETRILNFGADFPLSHTLLMFAIININLLLFLLLIFLVFRNLVKLYYDRKQKVPGARLRTRLLVAFVTLTLLPTSVLFIFSMNFISTSIAFWFNIPVEQALENSVAVGRHLYAQTTETNRFFIKQTAEDIHTRQLMDPGARQLLEAYGNRRLQELPMDSMDIYDARGHLLFSRTGPDINTAFPPLTPEEIRRPLSDGQTRDVTETFLSGELIRTIATIPFQADKEAIQGYVVMGKRIPATLIRNLAAISQGSSEYQQVKLLRQPVQQIYYLALTIVALLVLFCAIWFAFYLARTITTPLMELAEATRRIGEGDLQFQIAMAGDDEIGTLVDAFNRMTRDLHMGQEQLALSARMLRQQNNEIEERRRYMETILKNVSAGVISFNSSGIVTTMNPSAETMLGLTARNLLKRPYKKAIPKSYRKLAEIYEKKVQASQGDLKASITLTVDGQLRNFQIHFSALMDDTGKRIGTVMVFDDVTELEKAQRMAAWREVARRIAHEVKNPLTPLSLSAQRLRRKYRSMLEDPVFDECTRIIEDHVEIIRNLVNEFAEYARFPAARLRHSLLAPLVADSVAAFRQGHPEVDFFLHIEKDLPAIALDPQQNRQLILNLLSNATGAIQGKGEIRISLFRPKESDVLRLEIRDNGPGIPPEEKTRLFEPYYSTKSSGTGLGLAIVNSIVNEHNARIEVLDNDPSGACFRIDYPLKPFLS encoded by the coding sequence ATGTCCCAGCCTCCACCCCAGAATGAACATAAACGGCGGAAACGGGAACTTATCATTATTATCTGCCTCCTGCCGCTGGTCGCTCTGCTCACCTTTGCGGAAACCCGCATTCTGAATTTCGGAGCCGACTTCCCCCTTTCCCATACCCTTCTCATGTTTGCCATTATCAATATCAATCTCCTGCTTTTTCTTCTGCTCATATTTCTTGTTTTCCGCAATCTGGTCAAACTCTACTACGACAGAAAACAGAAGGTTCCCGGAGCCAGACTCCGCACCCGGCTTCTGGTAGCCTTTGTCACGCTCACGCTGCTGCCCACCAGTGTTCTGTTCATTTTTTCCATGAATTTCATATCCACAAGCATTGCTTTCTGGTTCAACATACCCGTGGAACAGGCCCTGGAAAACTCCGTGGCCGTGGGTCGGCATCTGTATGCCCAGACAACGGAAACCAACAGATTTTTTATCAAACAAACGGCAGAGGATATCCATACACGCCAACTCATGGATCCTGGCGCACGCCAACTACTGGAAGCCTACGGCAACCGGCGCCTGCAGGAGCTCCCCATGGACTCCATGGATATTTATGATGCCCGTGGCCATCTTCTCTTCTCCCGGACCGGACCGGATATCAACACCGCATTCCCCCCCCTCACCCCTGAGGAAATCCGTCGCCCCCTTTCAGATGGACAGACCCGCGATGTGACAGAAACCTTTCTTTCCGGTGAACTGATCCGCACCATCGCCACCATACCCTTTCAGGCAGACAAAGAAGCCATTCAGGGATATGTGGTTATGGGTAAACGCATACCGGCAACGCTGATCCGCAACCTCGCGGCCATTTCCCAAGGGAGCAGCGAGTATCAGCAGGTCAAGCTTCTCAGGCAACCCGTGCAGCAGATTTACTATCTGGCACTGACCATTGTTGCCCTGCTGGTTCTCTTCTGCGCCATCTGGTTTGCCTTTTATCTGGCACGCACCATCACCACCCCCCTTATGGAACTGGCCGAAGCCACACGCCGTATCGGCGAGGGAGATCTGCAGTTTCAGATTGCTATGGCCGGTGACGATGAAATCGGTACTCTGGTCGATGCCTTCAATCGTATGACACGGGACTTGCACATGGGGCAGGAGCAGCTGGCCCTGTCCGCACGCATGCTGCGCCAGCAGAATAATGAGATTGAAGAGCGAAGACGCTACATGGAGACAATCCTGAAAAACGTTTCCGCCGGTGTTATTTCCTTCAACTCTTCAGGCATTGTCACCACCATGAATCCCTCAGCGGAAACCATGCTCGGCCTTACAGCCCGGAATCTGCTGAAACGGCCCTATAAAAAAGCCATTCCTAAAAGCTACCGCAAATTAGCCGAGATCTACGAAAAAAAGGTTCAGGCCAGCCAGGGAGACCTTAAGGCATCCATAACCCTCACCGTTGATGGGCAGCTGAGAAACTTTCAGATACACTTTTCAGCCCTCATGGATGATACGGGAAAACGCATAGGAACCGTTATGGTTTTTGATGACGTCACAGAGCTGGAAAAAGCCCAGCGCATGGCAGCATGGAGGGAAGTTGCCCGCCGTATTGCCCACGAAGTCAAAAACCCCCTGACCCCCCTTTCCCTTTCTGCCCAGCGGCTCCGGAGGAAATACCGGTCCATGCTGGAGGATCCCGTTTTTGATGAATGTACCCGCATTATAGAAGATCACGTGGAGATAATCCGTAATCTTGTCAATGAATTTGCGGAATATGCCCGTTTCCCCGCCGCCCGGCTCCGGCACAGCCTCCTCGCCCCCCTTGTGGCAGACAGCGTAGCCGCTTTCCGTCAGGGCCATCCGGAGGTTGATTTTTTTCTCCATATAGAGAAGGATCTGCCTGCCATTGCTCTGGACCCCCAGCAGAACCGACAGCTCATACTGAATCTTCTCAGCAATGCAACGGGGGCCATCCAGGGTAAAGGAGAAATCCGGATCTCCCTTTTTCGCCCCAAAGAGAGTGATGTCTTACGTCTTGAAATCCGGGACAATGGACCGGGTATACCACCGGAAGAAAAAACCCGGCTGTTTGAACCCTATTATTCGACCAAAAGCAGTGGCACGGGCCTGGGGCTTGCCATTGTCAACTCCATTGTGAACGAGCACAACGCCAGAATTGAGGTTCTGGACAATGATCCTTCAGGGGCCTGTTTTCGCATTGACTACCCCCTGAAACCATTCCTTTCCTGA